A single region of the Leptodactylus fuscus isolate aLepFus1 chromosome 5, aLepFus1.hap2, whole genome shotgun sequence genome encodes:
- the LSM8 gene encoding LSM8 homolog, U6 small nuclear RNA associated, which yields MTSALENYINRTVAVITADGRMIVGTLKGFDQTINLILDESHERVFSSSQGVEQVVLGLYIVRGDNVAVIGEIDEETDSALDLGNIRAEPLNSVVN from the exons ATGACGTCAGCGCTAGAAAATTATATCAACC GAACGGTTGCAGTTATTACCgctgatgggaggatgatcgtg GGAACACTTAAGGGTTTTGATCAGACTATTAACCTAATTTTAGATGAGAGTCATGAACGGGTATTTAGTTCCTCACAAGGAGTAGAACAAGTAGTGCTGGGACTGTACATTGTAAGAGGAGACAATGT GGCTGTTATTGGAGAGATTGATGAAGAGACAGACTCTGCACTGGACTTGGGGAATATCAGAGCAGAACCTCTGAACTCTGTTGTAAATTGA